GCAAGCAAAAATGTGTTGCGGTGATGGCGACTGCAGACCTTTGGGTTTCCTACTCGGTCTCCCCTTTGCTTTCCTTTCCCTTCTTCTATCAATCATCGGCGTCGTCGTCTGGATCGTCGGGTACGTTATAATTACTTACTCATTCTCGAAATCACTTGTCTAATCGTTTGATCCGCtacttgaaaattttaaattcgaaTTGAATCTCAATTTCTGATTATACTGATGAACTGAAACAGATTGTCGTTGACATGCATAT
The genomic region above belongs to Lactuca sativa cultivar Salinas chromosome 4, Lsat_Salinas_v11, whole genome shotgun sequence and contains:
- the LOC111914685 gene encoding signaling peptide TAXIMIN 1, translating into MCCGDGDCRPLGFLLGLPFAFLSLLLSIIGVVVWIVGLSLTCICPCCLCLTVLVEIAIELIKAPIHVMEWFTSKIPC